One window from the genome of Vibrio vulnificus NBRC 15645 = ATCC 27562 encodes:
- the ppnN gene encoding nucleotide 5'-monophosphate nucleosidase PpnN, producing the protein MITHISPAGSMDLLSQLEVERLKKTASSELYQLYRNCTLAVLNSGSHTDNSKELLDKYQSFDVNVVRRERGIKLELTNPPEHAFVDGEIIKGIQEHLFSVLRDIVYVNMHLADNQRLNLTNATHITNLVFGILRNAGALIPGIEPNLVVCWGGHSINPVEYQYTREVGNELGLRELNICTGCGPGAMEGPMKGAAIGHAKQRYSTQRYLGLTEPSIIAAEPPNPIVNELVIMPDIEKRLEAFVRMGHGIIIFPGGAGTAEELLYILGIMMHPENADQPMPIVLTGPKESEAYFRSLDAFIGATLGEEGQKHYQIIIDDPAQVARVMKQAMPVVRQHRKDKGDAYSYNWSLKIEPEFQLPFEPTHDSMASLDLHLNQKPQVLAANLRRAFSGIVAGNVKAEGIREIERKGPFIIDGDPALMKKMDKLLRDFVAQHRMKLPGGSAYEPCYKIASAENGGR; encoded by the coding sequence ATGATTACTCATATCAGCCCAGCAGGAAGTATGGATCTGCTCTCTCAACTTGAAGTTGAGCGTCTGAAAAAAACCGCCTCTAGTGAGCTTTACCAACTCTACCGCAACTGTACGTTAGCGGTGTTGAACTCAGGTAGCCACACGGATAACTCCAAAGAGCTGCTCGACAAATATCAATCTTTTGATGTCAACGTCGTGCGCCGTGAGCGTGGCATTAAGTTAGAGCTCACCAATCCACCGGAGCACGCTTTTGTCGATGGCGAAATCATCAAAGGTATCCAAGAGCACCTATTCTCTGTGCTGCGCGATATTGTTTACGTCAACATGCATCTTGCGGACAACCAACGCCTTAACCTCACGAATGCCACCCACATTACTAACCTTGTATTTGGTATTTTACGTAATGCTGGTGCTTTAATTCCCGGTATTGAGCCAAATCTTGTGGTGTGTTGGGGTGGTCACTCCATCAACCCTGTTGAGTACCAATACACGCGAGAAGTGGGTAACGAGCTTGGCCTACGTGAGTTGAACATTTGTACTGGCTGTGGGCCAGGCGCGATGGAAGGGCCAATGAAAGGCGCCGCTATTGGCCATGCCAAGCAGCGCTACAGTACCCAACGTTATTTGGGCTTAACCGAGCCTTCCATTATAGCCGCCGAGCCACCAAACCCGATCGTCAATGAGTTGGTGATCATGCCTGATATCGAGAAACGCTTAGAAGCGTTTGTCCGCATGGGTCATGGCATCATCATTTTCCCTGGCGGTGCAGGTACTGCTGAAGAGCTGCTTTACATACTGGGCATTATGATGCATCCAGAAAACGCCGATCAGCCGATGCCCATCGTCTTAACTGGTCCTAAGGAGAGCGAGGCTTACTTCCGCTCACTGGATGCCTTTATTGGCGCCACTTTGGGGGAAGAAGGTCAGAAGCACTACCAAATCATCATTGATGACCCAGCTCAGGTTGCCCGTGTGATGAAACAAGCAATGCCAGTAGTACGTCAGCACCGTAAAGACAAGGGCGATGCGTACAGCTACAACTGGTCTTTAAAGATTGAGCCAGAGTTCCAGTTGCCGTTTGAACCCACACACGACTCGATGGCAAGCTTGGATCTGCATCTGAATCAGAAACCTCAAGTGCTGGCCGCTAACTTACGCCGTGCCTTCTCTGGTATTGTGGCGGGTAACGTAAAAGCCGAAGGCATTCGCGAGATCGAACGCAAAGGGCCATTCATTATTGATGGTGACCCTGCACTGATGAAGAAAATGGACAAACTGCTGCGCGATTTCGTCGCCCAGCACCGTATGAAACTGCCCGGTGGTAGTGCATATGAACCTTGCTATAAGATCGCATCAGCGGAAAATGGCGGTCGATAG
- the xni gene encoding flap endonuclease Xni — MAIHLVIIDALNLIRRVHSAQPDPTDIANTIQNTCRTLQRIISESHPTHIVAVFDHLGSDRGWRAEILPEYKQGRKPMPEPLLNGLEKIQDAWWQLGIDSLLSEGDEADDLVATLACKVAQHGEKVTIISTDKGYCQLLSPTLQIRDYFQHRWLDQPFIEQEFGVKPQQLSDYWGLTGISSSQVTGIPGIGPKAAKEILSQFDDIEQAFLSPALPKKYRTKFDQHIELARRCKRISALKTDIELGFNLQDLRFTANEPR; from the coding sequence ATGGCTATTCATCTTGTTATCATCGATGCGCTCAATCTGATCCGCCGTGTCCACTCGGCTCAACCGGATCCGACGGATATAGCCAACACCATCCAAAACACCTGTCGAACCTTGCAGCGAATCATTAGTGAAAGTCATCCTACGCATATCGTCGCGGTGTTTGATCATCTCGGTAGCGACCGAGGATGGCGTGCAGAGATCCTTCCAGAATACAAACAAGGGCGAAAGCCGATGCCAGAACCTTTGCTCAACGGTTTGGAGAAGATCCAAGATGCATGGTGGCAATTGGGTATTGATTCGCTGCTTTCTGAAGGTGATGAAGCCGATGACTTAGTGGCTACCCTAGCGTGCAAAGTCGCGCAACACGGTGAGAAGGTCACCATCATTTCAACCGACAAAGGCTATTGCCAGTTGCTTTCTCCCACACTGCAGATTCGCGATTACTTCCAACACCGCTGGTTAGATCAGCCGTTTATTGAACAAGAGTTTGGCGTAAAACCTCAGCAGCTTTCTGACTATTGGGGCCTAACGGGCATCAGTTCCAGCCAAGTGACCGGCATTCCCGGTATTGGGCCAAAAGCAGCCAAAGAGATCCTCAGCCAATTTGACGATATCGAACAGGCTTTTCTCTCGCCGGCTCTACCAAAGAAATATCGTACTAAGTTCGATCAACATATCGAGTTAGCTCGCCGTTGCAAGCGAATCTCGGCACTCAAAACCGATATTGAACTCGGTTTTAACCTGCAAGATCTGCGTTTTACCGCCAATGAGCCCCGCTAA
- a CDS encoding DNA/RNA non-specific endonuclease: MKNLILLSLLFALPAAAEICGQHLDKGMPSTQPDQVLCRDGYAVGYNYNTKNADWVAYHITAESVNASYKRSNSFKEDAELPDYARSTLADYSNSGYDRGHLAPSAAMDFSQQSMQQSFLMSNMSPQLPGFNRVGWRLLEEHVRDLANEYNELYVVTGPIYQGGENAIGNGVVIPSAFFKVILDPAFNDAIAFIVPHRDVSGSELANFITTIDEVERLTQLDFFSAVDDSTEASMEAQVWEMWPTSN; the protein is encoded by the coding sequence ATGAAAAACCTCATCCTACTATCACTATTATTTGCTTTACCTGCCGCTGCTGAAATTTGTGGTCAACACCTCGACAAAGGCATGCCCTCCACACAACCGGATCAAGTGCTTTGTCGCGATGGCTACGCGGTAGGTTACAACTACAACACCAAAAACGCCGATTGGGTTGCCTACCATATTACGGCAGAGAGCGTGAATGCTTCTTACAAGCGCAGCAACAGCTTTAAAGAAGACGCAGAGCTGCCAGACTATGCCCGCTCCACCTTAGCGGATTACAGTAACTCGGGTTACGACAGAGGCCATCTTGCCCCGTCAGCGGCGATGGATTTCAGTCAGCAATCAATGCAACAAAGCTTCCTGATGAGTAACATGTCACCGCAGTTACCGGGATTTAACCGTGTGGGTTGGCGTTTGCTGGAAGAGCATGTTCGTGATCTTGCCAATGAATATAACGAGCTTTACGTCGTCACTGGGCCCATTTACCAAGGGGGCGAAAACGCGATTGGTAACGGAGTGGTCATTCCTAGCGCCTTTTTCAAAGTCATTCTTGACCCTGCCTTTAATGACGCGATTGCGTTTATCGTTCCACACCGAGATGTCTCTGGCAGTGAGCTAGCGAACTTCATCACCACGATTGACGAGGTGGAAAGATTGACCCAACTTGACTTCTTCTCAGCCGTCGATGACAGCACAGAAGCGAGCATGGAAGCCCAAGTGTGGGAAATGTGGCCAACGTCGAACTAA
- the rlmM gene encoding 23S rRNA (cytidine(2498)-2'-O)-methyltransferase RlmM, translating into MKQLMLYCRQGFEKECAGEIQDKATQLEVYGFPRVFKNAGYVLFECYQDGDADKLARELDFNALIFARQMFAVAAEFTELPSEDRISPILSELGEMDTFPVCGDLRIETPDTNEAKELLKFCRKFTVPMRQALRGKGLLLAKENTKKPVFHLCFVASGHCFAGYSYSHNNSRFFMGIPRLKFPADAPSRSTLKLEEAFHVFIPREEWDTRLSSGMWAVDLGACPGGWTYQLVQRSMFVHCVDNGMMADSLMETGQIKHHMVDGFKFEPDRKNVTWLVCDMVEKPARVAHLMGEWLIKGWAKETIFNLKLPMKGRYDEVLQDIENLKTFLIENKVKFKLQAKHLYHDREEITVHIQVLSNISPY; encoded by the coding sequence GTGAAACAATTAATGCTCTATTGTCGTCAGGGCTTTGAAAAAGAGTGTGCTGGTGAAATTCAGGACAAAGCGACTCAGTTAGAGGTTTATGGTTTTCCACGTGTGTTCAAAAACGCAGGGTATGTTCTGTTCGAATGTTACCAAGATGGGGATGCCGATAAACTGGCACGCGAACTGGACTTCAACGCGCTGATTTTTGCACGTCAAATGTTTGCGGTTGCAGCAGAGTTTACCGAACTGCCGAGTGAAGATCGCATTAGCCCAATTCTTTCGGAGCTGGGTGAGATGGACACGTTCCCGGTTTGTGGCGATTTGCGTATTGAAACGCCAGATACCAACGAAGCAAAAGAGCTGTTGAAGTTCTGCCGTAAGTTTACCGTGCCAATGCGCCAAGCATTACGTGGTAAAGGCTTATTGTTGGCGAAAGAAAATACTAAGAAGCCTGTGTTCCACCTTTGCTTTGTTGCGTCAGGCCACTGCTTTGCTGGTTATTCTTATTCGCACAATAATTCGCGCTTCTTTATGGGCATTCCACGTTTAAAATTCCCGGCCGATGCGCCAAGCCGCTCAACGTTGAAGTTGGAAGAGGCTTTTCATGTGTTTATTCCGCGTGAAGAGTGGGATACGCGTTTGTCTTCGGGCATGTGGGCGGTGGATTTAGGTGCTTGTCCTGGTGGATGGACCTATCAGTTGGTGCAGCGCTCAATGTTTGTTCACTGTGTGGACAACGGCATGATGGCAGATAGCTTGATGGAAACCGGCCAGATCAAGCATCACATGGTGGATGGTTTTAAATTTGAGCCAGACCGTAAGAACGTAACTTGGTTGGTGTGCGACATGGTGGAAAAGCCAGCTCGCGTGGCGCATCTGATGGGCGAATGGCTCATTAAAGGGTGGGCGAAAGAAACCATCTTTAACCTAAAGTTGCCGATGAAAGGTCGTTATGACGAGGTTTTACAAGACATTGAAAATCTCAAGACCTTCCTGATTGAGAACAAGGTGAAGTTTAAGCTGCAAGCGAAACACCTTTATCACGATCGCGAAGAGATCACCGTACACATTCAGGTGCTATCGAACATTTCTCCGTACTAA
- a CDS encoding DUF423 domain-containing protein, which translates to MKSKWLLTFVGFSGASAVALGAFAAHGLKSQLSPYLLGVFETGVMYQFWHTLAIALCAVLLSLPTGEKAQKYFFRAAICFIIGIFCFSGSLYALALTGIKWFGPITPMGGLLFIIGWIMLMLAALKTNEVSQ; encoded by the coding sequence ATGAAAAGTAAGTGGCTGCTCACTTTTGTTGGTTTCTCAGGCGCATCGGCGGTCGCACTTGGCGCGTTTGCCGCTCACGGACTCAAAAGCCAATTGTCGCCATATCTGTTAGGTGTGTTTGAGACGGGCGTGATGTATCAGTTTTGGCATACCCTCGCCATCGCCCTATGCGCCGTTCTGCTCTCTTTGCCGACTGGAGAGAAAGCGCAAAAATATTTTTTCCGCGCGGCAATTTGTTTTATCATCGGCATCTTTTGCTTTAGCGGCAGCTTATACGCCCTCGCATTAACTGGCATAAAATGGTTTGGCCCGATAACTCCGATGGGAGGCTTACTGTTTATTATTGGTTGGATAATGTTGATGTTGGCAGCTTTAAAAACGAACGAGGTATCTCAGTGA
- a CDS encoding alpha/beta fold hydrolase has product MNLPCIIDGPDNGPLFIFAHGAGAPMEHAFMTAVAQGLAKEGIRVVRFNFPYMAKRAEDGKKRPPDRAPKLLEAFSEVIASVTDEPVIIGGKSMGGRMASLLSEHPLVKGIACLGFPFHPPGKPEKFKGEHLQTLSKPTLILQGERDTFGTQNECQHFEFSSMVRLAFLPDGDHSFKPRKSSGHTEVGNVQLAIEQLCAFIKGVDDEK; this is encoded by the coding sequence ATGAATCTGCCATGCATTATTGATGGGCCAGACAACGGACCGCTGTTTATTTTTGCTCACGGTGCTGGGGCCCCGATGGAACATGCTTTTATGACCGCGGTGGCTCAAGGATTGGCAAAGGAAGGGATTCGTGTGGTGCGTTTCAATTTCCCTTATATGGCCAAACGAGCTGAAGATGGCAAAAAACGCCCACCGGATCGCGCGCCGAAATTGCTGGAAGCCTTTTCTGAAGTGATAGCATCCGTGACCGATGAACCCGTGATCATTGGGGGTAAGTCGATGGGCGGACGCATGGCGAGTTTGTTGTCGGAGCATCCCCTCGTGAAAGGGATTGCCTGTTTAGGTTTTCCGTTTCATCCTCCCGGTAAGCCTGAAAAGTTCAAAGGTGAGCACTTACAAACATTGAGTAAACCGACGTTGATTTTGCAAGGTGAGCGAGACACGTTTGGCACTCAAAATGAGTGTCAGCATTTTGAGTTTTCCTCAATGGTGCGTTTGGCGTTTTTGCCCGATGGCGATCACAGTTTTAAACCGAGAAAAAGTTCTGGTCATACAGAAGTAGGCAATGTGCAGTTGGCGATTGAGCAGCTGTGCGCTTTTATTAAAGGAGTCGACGATGAAAAGTAA
- a CDS encoding transcriptional regulator GcvA: MSRRLPPLNSLRVFEAAARHLSFTRAAEELFVTQAAVSHQIKALEEFLSLKLFRRRNRSLLLTEEGQSYFLDIKDIFSALAEATDKVLERSEKGALTISLPPSFAIQWLVPRLADFNAKEPDIDVRIKAVDMDEGSLADDVDVAIYYGRGNWPGLRADKLYQEYLIPLCSPSLLLGNKPLESLQDLKRHTLLHDTSRKDWKQFAKENGLDEVNVNQGPIFSHSTMVLQAAAHGQGVALGNNVLAKPEMEAGRLIAPFDEILLSKNSFYVVCHEQQADMGRIARFRDWMLVTARKEQEEVLDESAMHY, encoded by the coding sequence ATGTCCCGAAGATTGCCCCCACTGAATTCCCTTCGTGTATTCGAAGCCGCCGCCCGACACCTTAGCTTCACTCGAGCTGCAGAAGAACTCTTTGTCACTCAAGCGGCAGTGAGTCATCAGATCAAAGCGCTGGAAGAGTTTCTTTCATTGAAACTGTTTCGCCGTCGCAACCGCTCTTTACTCCTCACTGAAGAGGGGCAAAGTTACTTTTTAGACATCAAAGATATTTTCTCAGCACTCGCTGAAGCGACCGATAAGGTATTGGAACGTAGTGAAAAAGGGGCATTGACCATCAGTTTGCCGCCGAGTTTTGCCATTCAATGGCTGGTACCAAGACTTGCGGATTTCAATGCTAAAGAGCCAGACATTGACGTGCGAATCAAAGCGGTGGATATGGACGAAGGCTCTTTGGCGGACGATGTGGATGTGGCGATTTATTACGGTCGTGGCAATTGGCCGGGGTTACGTGCCGATAAATTGTACCAAGAATATTTGATCCCACTTTGTTCACCTTCATTACTTTTGGGTAACAAACCATTAGAATCTTTGCAGGATTTAAAACGACATACGTTACTCCATGACACCTCCAGAAAAGATTGGAAACAATTTGCTAAGGAAAACGGTCTGGATGAGGTCAATGTCAACCAAGGTCCGATTTTTAGCCACTCGACCATGGTTCTGCAAGCGGCGGCTCACGGACAAGGGGTAGCCTTGGGCAACAATGTATTGGCCAAACCAGAAATGGAAGCTGGCCGTTTGATTGCACCCTTTGATGAAATATTGTTGTCGAAGAACTCGTTTTACGTCGTCTGCCATGAACAGCAAGCTGACATGGGGCGTATCGCGCGATTTAGAGACTGGATGCTAGTGACCGCGCGCAAAGAACAAGAAGAGGTGTTAGATGAATCTGCCATGCATTATTGA
- the thiI gene encoding tRNA uracil 4-sulfurtransferase ThiI has protein sequence MKFIVKPHPEIFVKSESVRKRFTKILESNIRIIIQNRTESVAVFNRRDHIEVSANSHQYYQQVLEILTTTPGIQQVLEVKQSGFKDLHDIYEQVLDLSRERIENKTFVVRAKRRGKHDFTSIELERYVGGGLNQSVESASVKLHNPDITIKIEVVDDKLNQILAHHKGLGGFPLGTQEDLLSLISGGFDSGVSSYLHIKRGSKVHYCFFNLGGPAHEIGVKQVAHFLWNKYGSSAKVRFISVDFEPVVAEILEKVEDGQMGVVLKRMFMRAAGMVAEKFDIQALVTGEALGQVSSQTLTNLRHIDVVTDRLILRPLINWDKDEIIKVARDIGTEDFAKTMPEYCGVISKKPTVKAVKEKLEAEEANFNFDILEQVVRNARQMDIRDIAKESAQAAPEVEQVQAIEEHAVVLDIRSPDEEDDSPLEIDGVEVKHIPFYKLSTQFGDLDQSKTYLLYCARGVMSRLQALYLQEQGFKNVKVYRP, from the coding sequence ATGAAATTTATTGTAAAGCCCCATCCAGAAATTTTTGTAAAGAGTGAGTCGGTACGTAAGCGCTTTACCAAGATTCTTGAGAGCAACATCCGAATCATTATTCAGAATCGCACTGAATCTGTGGCTGTCTTTAACCGTCGCGATCACATCGAAGTGTCGGCTAACAGCCATCAATATTACCAACAAGTGCTCGAAATCTTGACGACGACACCAGGCATTCAGCAAGTGTTGGAAGTGAAGCAATCGGGCTTCAAAGATCTGCACGACATCTATGAGCAAGTGTTGGATCTGAGCCGTGAGCGCATCGAAAATAAAACCTTTGTGGTGCGTGCTAAGCGCCGTGGTAAACATGACTTTACCTCTATCGAGCTTGAGCGTTACGTCGGCGGTGGCTTAAATCAATCGGTCGAGAGCGCCTCGGTTAAACTGCACAACCCAGACATTACCATCAAGATTGAAGTGGTGGATGACAAGCTGAACCAGATTTTGGCCCATCATAAAGGCCTTGGCGGTTTCCCTCTGGGTACGCAAGAAGATCTGCTGAGCCTGATTTCTGGTGGTTTTGACTCCGGTGTTTCAAGCTATCTGCACATCAAGCGTGGCTCTAAAGTGCATTACTGTTTCTTCAATCTGGGTGGCCCTGCGCATGAAATTGGCGTAAAACAAGTGGCTCACTTCTTGTGGAACAAATACGGATCTTCAGCCAAAGTGCGCTTCATCTCTGTTGACTTTGAACCCGTGGTTGCGGAGATCTTAGAGAAGGTTGAAGACGGTCAAATGGGCGTGGTACTAAAACGCATGTTTATGCGCGCTGCCGGCATGGTTGCGGAGAAGTTTGATATTCAAGCTTTAGTCACCGGTGAAGCCCTCGGCCAAGTATCAAGCCAAACCTTGACCAACTTACGCCACATCGATGTGGTGACGGATCGTTTGATTCTCCGTCCCCTAATCAACTGGGATAAAGACGAGATCATTAAAGTAGCTCGTGACATCGGCACCGAAGATTTCGCCAAAACCATGCCAGAATACTGTGGCGTGATTTCGAAAAAGCCAACCGTGAAAGCGGTGAAAGAGAAGCTCGAAGCGGAAGAAGCGAACTTCAATTTCGACATCTTGGAACAAGTGGTACGCAACGCCCGTCAAATGGACATTCGTGATATCGCGAAAGAGTCGGCACAAGCTGCGCCAGAAGTAGAGCAAGTTCAAGCGATTGAAGAGCATGCCGTGGTGTTGGATATTCGTAGCCCAGATGAAGAAGATGACAGCCCGCTAGAGATCGATGGTGTTGAGGTAAAACACATTCCGTTTTACAAGCTCAGCACGCAATTTGGTGACTTAGACCAGTCGAAAACGTATCTGCTTTACTGTGCTCGCGGTGTGATGAGCCGTTTGCAAGCGCTCTACCTACAAGAGCAAGGCTTTAAAAACGTTAAAGTGTATCGCCCATAG
- a CDS encoding flagellar motor protein MotB, translating into MDDDSKCDCPPPGLPLWMGTFADLMSLLMCFFVLLLSFSEMDVLKFKQIAGSMKFAFGVQNRLEVKDIPKGTSIIAQEFRPGRPEPTPIDVIMQQTIDITQQTLEFHEGESDRAGGTQRDQGKMTGGQSPETSTQTNQNTEQQQQQQQSEAMSKEMETLMESIKKALEREIEQGAIEVENLGQQIVIRMREKGAFPEGSAFLQPKFRPLVRQIAELVKDVPGIVRISGHTDNQRLDSELYRSNWDLSAQRAVSVAQEMEKVRGFSHQRLRVRGMADTDPLVDNDTEENRARNRRVEISIMQGEPLYSDEIPAIPQEQ; encoded by the coding sequence ATGGATGACGATAGCAAATGTGATTGTCCCCCTCCCGGATTACCTCTGTGGATGGGTACCTTCGCTGACTTGATGTCACTGTTGATGTGTTTCTTCGTACTGCTGCTTTCGTTTTCGGAAATGGATGTACTGAAGTTCAAACAGATCGCAGGCTCAATGAAATTTGCCTTTGGTGTACAAAATCGCCTTGAGGTGAAAGACATTCCCAAAGGCACCAGCATCATTGCTCAGGAGTTTCGACCGGGGCGTCCTGAACCAACGCCGATTGACGTGATCATGCAGCAAACCATAGATATCACCCAGCAAACCTTAGAATTTCATGAGGGAGAGTCGGATCGCGCGGGTGGTACCCAGCGTGACCAAGGCAAAATGACGGGCGGGCAGTCGCCTGAAACGTCGACCCAGACCAACCAAAATACCGAACAACAACAGCAACAGCAGCAATCGGAAGCCATGTCGAAAGAGATGGAAACGCTGATGGAAAGCATCAAGAAGGCCCTTGAGCGTGAAATAGAGCAAGGGGCGATTGAAGTGGAGAACTTGGGGCAGCAAATTGTGATTCGCATGCGAGAGAAGGGGGCCTTCCCAGAAGGTTCTGCATTCTTGCAGCCTAAATTCCGCCCGCTAGTACGACAAATTGCCGAGTTGGTGAAAGATGTCCCCGGTATTGTGCGGATTTCAGGCCACACGGACAATCAGCGTCTTGATTCGGAGCTTTATCGTTCTAACTGGGATCTCTCTGCGCAGCGTGCCGTTTCGGTGGCGCAAGAGATGGAAAAGGTGCGCGGATTTTCTCATCAGCGCTTACGAGTGCGAGGCATGGCCGATACCGATCCTCTGGTCGACAACGATACTGAAGAAAACCGGGCGAGAAACCGCCGAGTGGAAATCAGCATTATGCAAGGTGAGCCTTTGTATAGTGATGAAATTCCAGCCATTCCTCAAGAGCAGTAA
- the pomA gene encoding flagellar motor protein PomA, whose protein sequence is MDLATLLGLIGGLAFVVMAMILGGSIMMFVDVTSILIVVGGSIFVVLMKFTMGQFFGAAKIAGKAFMFKADEPEDLIAKIVEMADAARKGGFLALEEMEISNSFMQKGIDLLVDGHDADVVRAALQKDIALTDERHTQGTGVFRAFGDVAPAMGMIGTLVGLVAMLSNMDDPKSIGPAMAVALLTTLYGAILSNMVFFPIADKLALRRDQETLNRRLIMDGVLAIQDGQNPRVIDSYLKNYLNESKRALDIND, encoded by the coding sequence GTGGATTTAGCAACCCTTTTAGGTTTGATAGGTGGCCTTGCTTTCGTCGTGATGGCGATGATTCTTGGCGGCAGCATCATGATGTTCGTCGATGTGACCTCAATCCTCATCGTTGTCGGTGGTTCCATCTTCGTTGTATTGATGAAGTTCACGATGGGGCAATTTTTTGGCGCGGCGAAGATTGCAGGCAAAGCCTTCATGTTCAAAGCCGATGAACCAGAAGATCTGATTGCGAAAATTGTCGAAATGGCAGACGCGGCGCGTAAAGGCGGTTTCTTGGCCTTGGAAGAGATGGAGATCTCCAACAGCTTCATGCAAAAAGGCATTGATTTGTTGGTGGATGGCCACGATGCCGATGTGGTGCGTGCAGCACTACAGAAAGACATAGCCTTAACTGATGAACGTCACACGCAAGGAACGGGCGTGTTTCGCGCGTTTGGTGATGTTGCACCTGCGATGGGGATGATCGGTACCCTTGTTGGTCTGGTGGCGATGTTGTCCAACATGGATGACCCAAAATCCATCGGCCCTGCGATGGCGGTTGCGCTTTTGACCACACTCTACGGTGCGATTTTGTCGAACATGGTGTTCTTCCCGATTGCGGATAAATTGGCGCTTCGTCGCGACCAAGAGACCCTTAATCGTCGTTTGATCATGGACGGCGTGTTGGCGATCCAAGATGGTCAGAACCCACGTGTTATCGACAGCTACTTGAAAAACTACCTCAACGAGAGCAAGCGTGCCCTCGATATCAATGATTAA
- the xseB gene encoding exodeoxyribonuclease VII small subunit, which produces MATKKPENMSFEATIEELDNLVDQLENGDLALDDALKKFERGIALARASQAKLTEAEQRVSILLSDSDDAPLSDFSTLAE; this is translated from the coding sequence ATGGCAACCAAGAAACCAGAAAACATGTCCTTCGAAGCAACCATCGAAGAATTGGACAATTTGGTGGATCAACTGGAAAACGGTGATCTGGCTTTAGATGACGCTCTTAAGAAATTTGAGCGTGGGATCGCATTAGCCAGAGCCAGCCAAGCTAAACTAACAGAAGCAGAACAAAGAGTTAGCATTTTACTGAGCGACAGTGATGATGCTCCTCTCAGCGATTTCTCCACCTTGGCAGAGTAA
- the ispA gene encoding (2E,6E)-farnesyl diphosphate synthase, producing the protein MIDVLASFQQRNNQQLNLWLDKLPHQNQALIQAMRYGLVLGGKRARPFLVYATGEMLGCSQEQLDTPASAIECIHAYSLIHDDLPAMDDDELRRGQPTCHVKFDEATAILTGDALQTLAFTILAEGTLSADGETQRVAMIQALAQASGAQGMCIGQALDLAAENRAVTLEELEEIHRNKTGALIRCAVRLGALAAGEKGLAILPQLEKYSTAIGLAFQVQDDILDIISDTETLGKPQGSDQELNKSTYPSLLGLEGAMEKAHTLLHEALQALEAIPYNTQHLEEFARYVVERKN; encoded by the coding sequence ATGATTGACGTCCTTGCGTCTTTTCAGCAGCGTAACAACCAACAACTCAATCTTTGGCTCGATAAACTGCCACACCAAAATCAAGCGCTGATTCAAGCGATGCGCTACGGACTAGTGTTAGGTGGAAAACGTGCTCGCCCATTTTTGGTGTATGCCACCGGTGAGATGCTTGGTTGCAGCCAAGAGCAACTCGACACGCCTGCGTCAGCGATTGAGTGTATCCATGCTTACTCTCTTATCCATGATGATCTGCCAGCCATGGATGATGATGAACTGCGCCGCGGCCAACCAACCTGCCATGTTAAATTTGACGAAGCCACCGCCATTTTAACCGGTGATGCTTTACAAACACTCGCGTTCACCATTCTCGCTGAAGGCACATTGTCTGCTGATGGAGAAACACAACGTGTTGCCATGATCCAAGCATTGGCACAAGCCTCTGGAGCGCAAGGCATGTGCATTGGTCAGGCGTTGGATTTGGCCGCGGAAAACCGCGCAGTCACGCTGGAAGAGTTAGAAGAGATTCACCGTAACAAAACCGGCGCTTTGATCCGTTGCGCGGTGCGCTTAGGCGCCTTGGCTGCGGGCGAAAAAGGTTTGGCTATTTTGCCTCAGTTGGAGAAGTACTCCACTGCGATTGGGTTAGCATTTCAGGTGCAAGATGACATTTTGGATATCATTAGTGATACCGAAACGCTCGGGAAGCCACAAGGTTCTGACCAAGAACTCAACAAGAGTACTTACCCATCGCTGCTCGGTTTAGAAGGCGCAATGGAGAAAGCTCACACTCTGTTACATGAAGCACTTCAAGCTTTGGAAGCAATCCCATACAATACCCAACACTTAGAAGAGTTCGCCCGATACGTCGTCGAGCGCAAGAACTAA